The following proteins are co-located in the Helicobacter acinonychis genome:
- a CDS encoding OriC activity response regulator, producing MKILIIEDDLALARSISHNLHDLGHFCEIISSISEENKEPYDVILVSSKVCTQGRCEHFVRYHSKQIIIMMASHVNEDSVNKPIQAGARDYILKPFKMDELLRKIQYHKAYQEMTARLGFYENYLDFIHAELPLPKDFSYRPPFIIHTPSQELANAYLLQYAKERQMDFSFFSLKNATWKEFSKNKDKLERPFYIMHLEELKKDEQLKLLELARSCPIVLSYTHKEPLEFPRIISIEYDNKPLSLFSHNTPFLSIQEYEKEAIRHFSSTCTDTELASKLGISRKSLWEKRRKYNLPRT from the coding sequence ATGAAAATCTTAATCATTGAAGATGATTTAGCATTAGCTAGAAGCATTTCTCACAATTTGCATGATTTAGGGCATTTTTGCGAGATTATCTCTAGCATTTCAGAAGAAAACAAAGAGCCTTATGATGTGATTTTAGTTTCTTCTAAAGTTTGCACTCAAGGGCGTTGCGAACATTTTGTGCGTTATCATTCCAAGCAAATCATTATCATGATGGCTTCACATGTCAATGAAGATAGCGTGAATAAACCCATTCAAGCGGGAGCGAGAGACTACATTTTAAAGCCTTTTAAAATGGATGAATTGTTGCGCAAGATCCAATACCACAAAGCCTACCAAGAAATGACCGCTCGCCTTGGATTTTATGAAAATTATTTGGATTTTATCCATGCAGAATTGCCCTTGCCCAAAGATTTTTCTTACAGACCGCCCTTTATTATCCACACGCCCTCTCAAGAGCTTGCAAACGCTTATTTATTGCAATACGCTAAAGAAAGGCAAATGGATTTTTCTTTTTTCTCTTTAAAGAACGCCACCTGGAAAGAATTCAGCAAGAATAAAGACAAATTGGAACGCCCTTTTTATATCATGCATTTAGAAGAGCTTAAAAAAGATGAGCAATTAAAATTATTGGAATTGGCTCGTTCATGCCCTATTGTGTTGTCCTATACCCATAAAGAGCCTTTAGAGTTTCCTAGGATTATCAGCATAGAATACGACAACAAGCCCCTATCCTTGTTTAGCCATAACACACCCTTTTTATCCATTCAAGAATACGAAAAAGAAGCCATCAGGCATTTTTCTTCTACATGCACGGACACGGAATTAGCTAGCAAGCTTGGCATTAGCCGTAAGAGTCTTTGGGAAAAACGCCGGAAATATAACTTACCGCGCACATAG
- a CDS encoding amino acid permease, translating into MDNQNITHQEITQKQGELKRDMKMRHLLMIAFGGAIGTGLFVGTGGNIASAGPLGTLIAYGFGGLVVYCIMLSLGELASVYPTTGSFGDYAAKFISPGTGYMVFWMYWLGWVITVALEYIAIGMLMQRWFADIPIHYWVISCIALVFLLNFFSVKIFAEGEFFFSLIKVLAVIAFIGIGAIGIIYQIYLHGFNSIFNNFHFGDKGFFPNGSVAVFSAMLAVIFAFTGTEVIGVAVGETKNASEVMPKAIKATLWRIVFFFLGSVLVISVFLPMSDSSITQSPFVSVLERIDLPFVGMGIPYAADIMNIVIITAMFSTANSGLYGASRMIYGLSKQKMFFKVFSKLNQQGTPTYAMFFSISFSLIGLLVQIYAKENVVEALINVISFTVIIVWVSVSISQYSFRKQYLKAGHSLEDLPYKAPFLPFLQLIGITGCIIGVIGSAMDKDQRIGMILTIVFAIVCYIGYYFTQKANQNNKKDLI; encoded by the coding sequence ATGGATAACCAAAATATCACGCATCAAGAGATAACGCAAAAACAAGGCGAGCTTAAAAGAGACATGAAAATGCGCCACCTCTTAATGATTGCATTTGGGGGAGCGATTGGCACAGGGCTTTTTGTAGGCACTGGGGGTAATATTGCAAGCGCCGGTCCTTTAGGGACATTGATCGCTTATGGTTTTGGAGGGCTTGTGGTCTATTGTATCATGCTCTCTTTAGGCGAATTAGCGAGCGTCTATCCCACTACGGGGAGTTTTGGGGATTATGCAGCTAAATTCATAAGTCCTGGCACAGGCTATATGGTTTTTTGGATGTATTGGCTTGGCTGGGTGATCACGGTTGCGTTGGAATATATCGCTATTGGCATGCTCATGCAACGCTGGTTTGCAGATATTCCTATCCATTATTGGGTCATTTCATGCATCGCGTTGGTTTTTTTATTGAATTTCTTTTCGGTTAAAATTTTTGCTGAAGGCGAGTTTTTTTTTAGCCTAATTAAAGTTTTAGCGGTGATCGCTTTTATAGGCATTGGTGCGATTGGGATTATCTATCAGATCTATTTGCATGGGTTTAATTCTATTTTTAACAACTTCCATTTTGGCGATAAAGGGTTTTTCCCTAATGGGAGTGTAGCGGTTTTTAGCGCGATGCTCGCTGTTATTTTTGCTTTCACTGGCACAGAGGTGATTGGGGTGGCTGTAGGAGAGACTAAAAATGCTAGTGAAGTGATGCCTAAAGCGATTAAAGCGACCTTGTGGCGCATTGTCTTTTTCTTTTTAGGCTCAGTGCTTGTCATTTCTGTTTTTTTACCCATGAGTGATTCTTCTATTACGCAAAGCCCCTTTGTGAGCGTTTTAGAGCGCATTGACTTACCTTTTGTAGGCATGGGTATTCCTTATGCGGCAGATATTATGAATATTGTCATTATTACGGCGATGTTTTCTACCGCCAATTCAGGGCTTTATGGAGCGAGTCGCATGATTTATGGGCTCTCCAAACAAAAGATGTTTTTTAAAGTGTTTTCCAAGCTCAACCAACAAGGCACGCCTACTTATGCGATGTTTTTTTCCATTTCTTTTTCTCTCATAGGGCTTTTAGTCCAAATTTATGCCAAAGAAAATGTGGTGGAAGCCTTGATTAATGTGATTAGTTTCACGGTGATTATCGTGTGGGTTAGCGTATCTATCTCACAATATTCTTTCCGCAAGCAATATTTAAAAGCTGGGCATTCTTTAGAAGATTTGCCTTATAAAGCCCCTTTTCTACCCTTTTTGCAGCTCATAGGGATCACGGGGTGCATCATCGGTGTGATTGGCTCTGCTATGGATAAGGATCAACGCATTGGGATGATTTTAACGATTGTTTTTGCCATTGTGTGTTACATTGGATACTATTTTACACAAAAAGCTAACCAAAATAACAAAAAAGATTTGATATAA
- a CDS encoding Do family serine endopeptidase, which translates to MVKKTFFISLALALNLNAGNIQIQNMPKIKERSSVPSKDNTIYSYHDSIKDSIKAVVNISTEKKIKSSFMGSGVFNDPFFQQFFGDLGGIIPKERMERALGSGVIISKDGYIVTNNHVIDGANKIKVTIPGSNKEYSATLVGTDSESDLAVIRITKDNLPTIKFSDSNDILVGDLVFAIGNPFGVGESVTQGIVSALNKSGIGINSYENFIQTDASINPGNSGGALIDSRGGLVGINTAIISRTGGNHGIGFAIPSNMVKDIVSQLIKTGKIERGYLGVGLQDVSSDLQNSYDNKEGAVVISIEKDSPAKKAGILVWDLITEVNGKKVKNTNELRNLIGSMLPNQKVTLKVIRDKKERLFTLTLAERKNPNKKETTSTQGSVQGQLNGLKVEDLTEKTRKSIRLNDDIQGVLISQVNENSPAEQAGFREGNIILRIEDIETKSVADFNHALDKYRGKPKKFLILDLNQGYRLISVK; encoded by the coding sequence ATGGTGAAAAAAACTTTTTTTATCTCTTTAGCTTTAGCACTAAATTTGAATGCGGGCAATATCCAAATCCAAAACATGCCCAAAATTAAAGAACGATCGAGCGTCCCTTCTAAAGACAATACGATCTATTCTTACCACGACTCCATTAAGGACTCTATCAAAGCGGTGGTGAATATCTCCACTGAAAAAAAGATTAAAAGTAGTTTTATGGGTAGCGGTGTGTTTAATGACCCCTTTTTCCAGCAATTTTTTGGTGATTTAGGCGGAATAATCCCTAAAGAAAGAATGGAAAGAGCTTTGGGTAGTGGCGTAATCATTTCTAAAGATGGTTATATTGTGACCAATAACCATGTGATTGATGGTGCGAATAAGATTAAAGTGACCATTCCAGGGAGCAATAAGGAATATTCGGCTACTTTAGTGGGCACGGATTCTGAAAGCGATTTGGCGGTGATTCGCATCACTAAAGACAATTTGCCCACGATTAAGTTTTCTGACTCTAACGATATTTTAGTGGGCGATTTGGTTTTTGCGATCGGTAATCCTTTTGGCGTGGGTGAAAGCGTTACACAAGGCATTGTTTCAGCACTCAATAAAAGTGGGATTGGGATCAATAGCTATGAAAACTTCATTCAAACAGATGCTTCTATCAATCCTGGAAATTCCGGTGGTGCTTTGATTGACAGCCGTGGAGGGTTAGTGGGCATCAATACCGCTATCATCTCTAGAACCGGAGGCAACCACGGCATTGGCTTTGCCATCCCTTCTAACATGGTTAAAGATATTGTTTCCCAGCTCATCAAAACCGGTAAGATTGAAAGAGGTTACTTGGGCGTGGGCTTGCAAGATGTGAGCAGCGATTTGCAAAATTCTTATGACAACAAAGAAGGGGCTGTCGTTATCAGCATTGAAAAAGACTCTCCGGCTAAAAAAGCAGGGATTTTGGTGTGGGATTTGATCACCGAAGTCAATGGCAAAAAGGTTAAAAACACGAACGAATTGAGAAACTTGATCGGCTCCATGCTCCCCAATCAAAAAGTAACTTTAAAAGTCATCAGAGACAAAAAAGAACGCCTTTTCACTCTCACTCTTGCCGAAAGGAAAAATCCTAACAAAAAAGAAACGACCTCCACTCAAGGCAGTGTGCAAGGCCAATTAAATGGGCTTAAAGTGGAAGATTTAACCGAAAAAACCAGAAAGTCCATCCGTTTGAACGACGACATTCAAGGGGTTTTGATCTCTCAAGTGAATGAAAATTCCCCAGCAGAACAAGCAGGCTTTAGAGAGGGCAATATCATTTTGAGGATTGAAGATATTGAAACTAAAAGCGTTGCGGACTTTAACCATGCTTTAGACAAGTATAGAGGCAAGCCCAAAAAATTCTTAATTTTAGACTTAAATCAAGGTTATAGACTCATTTCAGTGAAGTGA
- a CDS encoding bifunctional 2-C-methyl-D-erythritol 4-phosphate cytidylyltransferase/2-C-methyl-D-erythritol 2,4-cyclodiphosphate synthase codes for MSLIRVNGEAFNLSLESLKEDPFETKKTLETLIKQTSVILLAAGESRRFSQTIKKQWLRSNHTPLWLSVYESFTEALDFKEVILVVSELDYTYIKRHYPKIKLVRGGISRQESVCNALKVISGAYTLTSDVARGLANIEMLNDLFLTLQNTNHYCIAPYLPCYDTAIYYNEALDREAIKLIQTPQLSHTKTLQLALNQGDFKDESSAILQAFPDLVSYIEGSKDLHKLTTSDDLKIFTPFFNPAKDTFIGMGFDTHAFIKDKPMVLGGVVLDCEFGLKAHSDGDALLHAMIDAILGAIKGGDIGEWFPDNDPKYKNASSKELLKIVLDFSQSIGFELFEMGATIFSEIPKITPYKPAILENLSQLLGLEKSQISLKATTMEKMGFIGQQEGLLVQAHASMRYKQKL; via the coding sequence ATGTCTTTGATTAGAGTGAATGGGGAAGCTTTTAACCTTTCTTTAGAAAGTTTAAAAGAAGACCCTTTTGAAACTAAAAAAACGCTAGAAACGCTTATCAAACAAACGAGCGTTATCTTGCTTGCTGCTGGGGAGTCTAGGCGTTTTTCTCAAACGATCAAAAAGCAGTGGTTACGCTCTAATCATACCCCCTTATGGCTCAGCGTTTATGAGAGTTTTACAGAAGCCCTAGACTTTAAGGAAGTTATTTTAGTAGTAAGTGAGCTAGACTATACTTATATCAAACGCCATTACCCCAAAATCAAGCTCGTGAGAGGTGGGATATCACGCCAAGAATCCGTGTGTAACGCTTTAAAAGTGATTAGTGGTGCTTACACGCTCACAAGCGATGTGGCTAGGGGTTTAGCCAATATTGAGATGCTTAATGATTTATTTCTAACCCTTCAAAACACGAACCATTATTGCATCGCCCCTTACTTGCCTTGCTATGATACGGCGATCTATTATAATGAGGCTTTAGACAGAGAAGCGATCAAACTCATTCAAACTCCGCAATTAAGCCACACTAAAACGCTCCAATTAGCCCTAAACCAAGGGGATTTTAAAGATGAAAGCAGCGCGATTTTACAAGCTTTCCCGGATTTGGTGAGCTATATTGAAGGCAGTAAAGATTTGCACAAACTCACCACAAGCGACGATTTAAAAATTTTCACGCCTTTTTTCAACCCAGCAAAGGACACTTTCATAGGCATGGGCTTTGATACGCATGCTTTTATTAAAGATAAGCCCATGGTTTTAGGGGGGGTTGTTTTGGATTGCGAATTTGGGTTAAAGGCTCATAGCGATGGCGATGCTTTGTTGCATGCAATGATTGATGCGATTTTAGGGGCGATTAAAGGGGGGGATATTGGCGAATGGTTCCCTGACAATGACCCCAAATACAAAAACGCCTCTTCTAAAGAGCTTTTAAAAATTGTGTTGGATTTTTCGCAAAGCATTGGATTTGAATTGTTTGAAATGGGGGCGACCATCTTTAGCGAGATCCCTAAAATCACCCCTTACAAACCGGCGATTTTAGAGAACTTGAGCCAACTTTTAGGTTTGGAAAAATCTCAAATAAGCTTAAAAGCCACCACTATGGAAAAAATGGGATTCATTGGCCAACAAGAAGGGCTGTTAGTCCAAGCACATGCGAGCATGCGTTACAAACAAAAACTTTAA